The following proteins are co-located in the Carassius gibelio isolate Cgi1373 ecotype wild population from Czech Republic chromosome A9, carGib1.2-hapl.c, whole genome shotgun sequence genome:
- the LOC128019773 gene encoding gamma-crystallin M1: MGKIIFYEDRNFQGRSYDCMSDCSDISSYLSRVGSIRVESGCFMVYERNSFMGNQFFLRRGEYHDMQRMMSMGMMFDTIRSCRMIPSYRGSYRMRIYERDNFGGQMYELMDDCDNIMERFRMSDCQSCHVMDGHWLMFEQPHYRGRMVYFRPGEYRSFRDMGYSNMRFMSMRRITDMC, from the exons ATGGGCAAG ATCATCTTCTATGAGGACAGGAACTTCCAGGGGCGCAGCTATGATTGCATGAGCGACTGCTCTGATATATCCTCATACCTGAGCCGTGTTGGTTCCATCAGGGTGGAAAGCGGTTGTTTCATGGTCTATGAGCGCAACAGCTTCATGGGGAACCAGTTCTTTCTGAGGAGGGGCGAGTACCATGACATGCAGCGCATGATGAGCATGGGCATGATGTTTGACACTATCAGATCCTGCCGCATGATTCCTTCA tataggGGATCCTACAGAATGAGGATCTACGAGAGGGACAACTTTGGAGGACAGATGTATGAGCTGATGGATGACTGTGACAACATCATGGAACGTTTCCGTATGTCTGACTGCCAGTCCTGCCATGTGATGGACGGTCACTGGCTCATGTTTGAGCAGCCccactacagaggcaggatggTCTACTTCAGACCTGGAGAGTACAGGAGCTTCAGAGATATGGGATACAGCAACATGAGATTCATGAGCATGAGGCGTATCACTGATATGTGTTAA
- the LOC128019775 gene encoding gamma-crystallin M2-like, which yields MHGKVIFYEDRNFQGRSYECMSDCGDFSSYMSRCHSCKVESGCWMMYDRPNYMGNQYFFRRGDYADYMSMFGMNECIRSCRMIPMYRGSYRMRIYERENFMGQMYELTDDCDNIMDRYRMSHCQSCHVMDGHWLMYEQPHYKGRQWYFRPGEYRSFSNMGGMRFMSMRRIMDSWY from the exons ATGCATGGAAAG GTCATCTTCTATGAGGACAGGAACTTCCAGGGTCGCTCGTATGAGTGTATGAGCGACTGTGGTGACTTCTCCTCCTACATGAGCCGCTGTCACTCTTGTAAAGTGGAGAGTGGATGCTGGATGATGTACGATCGTCCCAACTACATGGGAAATCAGTATTTCTTTAGGAGGGGAGACTATGCTGATTACATGTCTATGtttggaatgaatgaatgcatcagGTCCTGCCGTATGATCCCCATG TACAGGGGATCCTACAGAATGAGGATTTACGAGAGGGAGAACTTCATGGGTCAGATGTATGAGCTGACTGATGATTGTGACAACATCATGGACCGTTACCGCATGTCTCACTGCCAATCCTGCCATGTGATGGACGGCCACTGGCTCATGTATGAGCAGCCCCACTACAAAGGCAGGCAGTGGTACTTCAGGCCTGGAGAGTACAGGAGCTTCAGCAATATGGGTGGCATGAGATTCATGAGCATGAGGCGTATCATGGACTCCTGGTACTAG
- the LOC128019770 gene encoding gamma-crystallin M2-like gives MGKIIFYEDKNFQGRSYECTSDCADLHSHFSRCNSIQVESGNWIVYERPHFMGYQYFLRQGEYADYQRWMGFNDCVRSCRMIPQHQGSYKMTIYERSDFGGQMMEFTDDCPSLYDRFHYNDIHSCNVQDGYWIFYEHPNYRGRQYLLRPGEYRRYSDWGAMSSRVGSIRRITF, from the exons ATGGGAAAG ATCATCTTCTATGAAGACAAGAACTTTCAGGGCCGCTCCTATGAGTGCACTAGTGACTGTGCTGACCTGCACTCTCATTTCAGTCGCTGTAACTCTATTCAGGTTGAAAGTGGAAACTGGATAGTATATGAGCGGCCACACTTTATGGGTTACCAGTACTTTCTGCGCCAAGGTGAATATGCTGACTACCAACGGTGGATGGGTTTCAATGATTGTGTCAGATCCTGTCGAATGATACCCCAA CATCAGGGATCCTACAAAATGACAATTTATGAACGTTCGGACTTCGGTGGTCAGATGATGGAGTTTACTGATGactgtccatccctttatgatcGATTCCATTACAATGATATCCATTCTTGCAATGTTCAAGATGGATACTGGATTTTCTATGAGCACCCTAATTACAGAGGCAGACAATACCTCCTGAGACCTGGCGAATACAGGAGGTATAGCGACTGGGGTGCCATGAGCTCAAGAGTTGGTTCTATCAGACGTATTACCTTCTAA
- the LOC128019777 gene encoding gamma-crystallin M2-like isoform X2, producing MGKIVFYEDKHFQGRSHECSNDCTDLHNYFSRCNSIRVESGCFMIYERPNYMGHQYFMKRGEYSDHQRWMGFSSSIRSCHLIPYSGPYRLRIYEKADYGGHMMEFTDDCPCVSDRFHHRHVYSCNVMNGYWIFYEYPNYRGRQYFLKSGDYRRYRDWSASCAIVGSFRRVTDY from the exons ATGGGCAAG ATAGTTTTTTACGAGGACAAACATTTTCAAGGTCGTAGTCATGAGTGCAGCAATGACTGCACAGACCTGCACAATTACTTCAGTCGCTGCAACTCCATCAGAGTAGAGAGTGGCTGTTTTATGATCTATGAACGTCCAAATTATATGGGCCACCAGTATTTTATGAAACGAGGCGAGTATTCTGACCATCAGAGATGGATGGGCTTCAGTAGCTCTATTCGATCCTGTCACCTGATTCCA TACAGTGGACCATACAGACTGAGGATCTATGAGAAGGCTGACTATGGAGGTCACATGATGGAATTCACAGATGATTGTCCCTGTGTGTCTGATCGTTTCCACCATCGACATGTGTACTCCTGTAACGTGATGAATGGCTACTGGATCTTCTATGAATATCCCAACTACAGAGGGAGACAGTACTTCCTGAAATCTGGGGATTACAGGAGATACAGAGACTGGTCTGCTTCCTGTGCCATTGTGGGCTCCTTCAGACGAGTCACTGATTATTAG
- the LOC128019777 gene encoding gamma-crystallin M2-like isoform X1, whose translation MGKIVFYEDKHFQGRSHECSNDCTDLHNYFSRCNSIRVESGCFMIYERPNYMGHQYFMKRGEYSDHQRWMGFSSSIRSCHLIPVYSGPYRLRIYEKADYGGHMMEFTDDCPCVSDRFHHRHVYSCNVMNGYWIFYEYPNYRGRQYFLKSGDYRRYRDWSASCAIVGSFRRVTDY comes from the exons ATGGGCAAG ATAGTTTTTTACGAGGACAAACATTTTCAAGGTCGTAGTCATGAGTGCAGCAATGACTGCACAGACCTGCACAATTACTTCAGTCGCTGCAACTCCATCAGAGTAGAGAGTGGCTGTTTTATGATCTATGAACGTCCAAATTATATGGGCCACCAGTATTTTATGAAACGAGGCGAGTATTCTGACCATCAGAGATGGATGGGCTTCAGTAGCTCTATTCGATCCTGTCACCTGATTCCAGTG TACAGTGGACCATACAGACTGAGGATCTATGAGAAGGCTGACTATGGAGGTCACATGATGGAATTCACAGATGATTGTCCCTGTGTGTCTGATCGTTTCCACCATCGACATGTGTACTCCTGTAACGTGATGAATGGCTACTGGATCTTCTATGAATATCCCAACTACAGAGGGAGACAGTACTTCCTGAAATCTGGGGATTACAGGAGATACAGAGACTGGTCTGCTTCCTGTGCCATTGTGGGCTCCTTCAGACGAGTCACTGATTATTAG